One genomic region from Conexibacter woesei Iso977N encodes:
- a CDS encoding HNH endonuclease has protein sequence MLREAKNGAFVRHGILLRRHVFTAGKLVAKRGLRPAEHAELQREQRTHAVAVLEAPHGRTYWWCQDRFWWEDDGLGARDVLALVTERHQRAQRRLAKAHAALEGAAAEERRREPIPRDLRRAVWERDGGACVDCGEQFELQFDHVVPLALGGANTFENLQVLCGDCNRAKGATVG, from the coding sequence ATGCTCCGCGAGGCCAAGAACGGCGCGTTCGTCCGCCACGGGATCCTCCTGCGCCGCCACGTCTTCACGGCCGGGAAGCTCGTCGCCAAGCGCGGTCTGCGCCCCGCCGAGCACGCCGAACTGCAGCGCGAGCAGCGCACCCATGCCGTCGCGGTCCTCGAGGCGCCGCACGGCCGGACCTACTGGTGGTGCCAGGACCGCTTCTGGTGGGAGGACGACGGCCTCGGCGCCCGCGACGTCCTCGCGCTCGTCACCGAGCGCCACCAGCGCGCCCAGCGCCGCCTCGCCAAGGCCCACGCCGCGCTCGAAGGCGCGGCAGCGGAAGAGCGCAGGCGCGAGCCCATCCCCCGCGACCTCCGCCGCGCCGTCTGGGAGCGCGACGGCGGCGCCTGCGTCGACTGCGGCGAGCAGTTCGAGCTGCAGTTCGACCACGTCGTCCCGCTCGCTCTCGGCGGCGCCAACACCTTCGAGAACCTCCAGGTCCTCTGCGGCGACTGCAACCGCGCCAAGGGCGCCACGGTCGGCTAG
- a CDS encoding enoyl-CoA hydratase/isomerase family protein, with the protein MGTIVTERLGDVARIALDRPEQLNSLDLPLRQALLEALRAAAGDDTVRAVILTGTGRAFCSGQDLGAAEELVDAGATVAESYNPIARCLREMDKPVVAAVNGLAVGAGMGLALCCDEIVMSEKAFFSCAFVRVGLVPDTGVTTALVRTLGHARAFELARTARRVGAEEALAFGLVNEVVAAEALDDAALARARELAAGPALALALTKRLLVRAAHEGLEVMLDLEAEAQGVAATGPDHAEGVAAFDAKRPPVYTAPGRPPASLARA; encoded by the coding sequence GTGGGGACCATCGTCACCGAGCGGCTGGGCGACGTCGCGCGCATCGCGCTCGACCGGCCCGAGCAGCTCAACAGCCTCGACCTGCCGCTGCGCCAGGCGCTGCTCGAAGCGCTCCGTGCGGCAGCCGGCGACGACACCGTGCGGGCGGTGATCCTGACGGGCACCGGCCGCGCCTTCTGCAGCGGGCAGGACCTCGGCGCGGCGGAGGAGCTCGTCGACGCGGGGGCCACGGTGGCCGAGTCCTACAACCCGATCGCGCGCTGCCTGCGGGAGATGGACAAGCCGGTCGTCGCGGCCGTCAACGGGCTCGCCGTCGGCGCCGGCATGGGCCTCGCGCTGTGCTGCGACGAGATCGTGATGAGCGAGAAGGCGTTCTTCTCGTGCGCGTTCGTGCGTGTCGGCCTCGTGCCCGACACCGGGGTCACGACGGCGCTGGTCCGCACGCTCGGCCACGCCCGCGCGTTCGAGCTGGCGCGGACCGCGCGCCGGGTGGGCGCCGAGGAGGCGCTCGCGTTCGGGCTGGTCAACGAGGTGGTCGCCGCCGAGGCGCTCGACGACGCCGCGCTCGCGCGGGCCCGGGAGCTGGCGGCCGGGCCGGCGCTCGCGCTCGCCCTCACGAAGCGGCTGCTGGTCCGCGCCGCGCACGAGGGGCTGGAGGTGATGCTCGACCTCGAGGCCGAGGCCCAGGGCGTCGCCGCGACGGGCCCGGACCATGCCGAAGGCGTTGCGGCCTTCGACGCCAAGCGCCCGCCGGTCTACACCGCGCCGGGACGCCCGCCGGCGAGCCTGGCGCGCGCGTGA
- a CDS encoding SDR family oxidoreductase has product MMVAERTVVVTGAAGGIGRALALRCAEAGARVALTDVRADDLAAVAAELGGGVFAAACDLRDPDALPGFLADAADHLGPIDVFVANAGVAVGGDPIDTPAGVWDLALDVNLRQHVAAAQALLPGWLERGEGWFVSVASAAGVLTQVGSAPYAVSKHAAVAFAEWLSVTYGDRGVHVRCVCPMGVATDMLEPGRPGALDDLGARIVKDAGEVLAPDEVAAAILDGLASDAFLILPHPEVLTFMQRKATNYDRWLAGMRRLQGQVA; this is encoded by the coding sequence GTGATGGTCGCCGAGCGCACGGTGGTCGTCACCGGAGCGGCGGGAGGGATCGGTCGTGCGTTGGCGCTCCGGTGCGCGGAGGCCGGCGCGCGCGTCGCGCTCACCGACGTCCGGGCCGACGACCTGGCGGCGGTCGCCGCCGAGCTCGGCGGCGGCGTGTTCGCCGCCGCGTGCGATCTCCGCGACCCCGACGCGCTGCCCGGCTTCCTGGCCGACGCCGCCGACCATCTCGGCCCAATCGACGTCTTCGTCGCCAACGCGGGCGTCGCCGTCGGCGGCGACCCGATCGACACGCCCGCCGGCGTCTGGGACCTCGCGCTCGACGTCAACCTGCGCCAGCACGTCGCCGCGGCGCAGGCCCTCCTGCCCGGATGGCTCGAGCGCGGCGAGGGCTGGTTCGTGTCGGTCGCCTCCGCCGCCGGCGTGCTGACGCAGGTCGGCTCGGCGCCCTACGCGGTGAGCAAGCACGCGGCCGTCGCGTTCGCCGAGTGGCTGTCGGTGACCTACGGCGATCGCGGGGTCCACGTGAGGTGCGTGTGCCCGATGGGCGTCGCGACCGACATGCTCGAGCCCGGTCGCCCCGGGGCGCTCGACGACCTCGGCGCGCGCATCGTCAAGGACGCCGGGGAGGTGCTCGCGCCCGACGAGGTGGCCGCCGCGATCCTCGACGGGCTGGCCAGCGACGCGTTCCTGATCCTCCCGCATCCCGAGGTGCTCACCTTCATGCAGCGCAAGGCCACCAACTACGACCGCTGGCTGGCCGGCATGCGCCGCCTGCAGGGGCAGGTCGCATGA
- a CDS encoding cupin domain-containing protein, whose protein sequence is MSAAAAPRRIVTGHDDRGRSVVLSDGPAPVSRTVTDDGTAFHEIWSTAGAPAPIPAAEERDPTQRPLRVPPEPEGTVIRVVDIPAGGRSPMHRTESVDYGVVLDGELHLVLDDGSATALAPGDIVVQRGTDHAWENRSGGPARMAFILVDGRFADSLKTRLAEAVALYDHEVGPA, encoded by the coding sequence ATGAGCGCCGCTGCGGCGCCGCGCCGCATCGTCACGGGCCACGACGACCGAGGCCGCTCGGTCGTCCTCTCCGACGGCCCGGCGCCCGTGTCGCGCACCGTCACCGACGACGGCACGGCCTTCCACGAGATCTGGAGCACGGCCGGCGCGCCGGCGCCGATCCCCGCGGCCGAGGAGCGCGACCCGACGCAGCGGCCGCTGCGCGTGCCGCCCGAGCCCGAGGGCACGGTGATCCGCGTGGTGGACATCCCGGCCGGGGGACGGTCGCCGATGCACCGGACCGAGTCGGTGGACTACGGCGTCGTCCTGGACGGCGAGCTGCACCTCGTCCTCGACGACGGCAGCGCGACCGCCCTGGCGCCCGGCGACATCGTGGTCCAGCGCGGCACCGACCACGCCTGGGAGAACCGCTCCGGCGGCCCGGCGCGCATGGCCTTCATCTTGGTCGACGGCCGCTTCGCCGACAGCCTGAAGACGAGGCTGGCCGAGGCCGTCGCGCTCTACGACCACGAGGTCGGACCCGCATGA
- a CDS encoding SDR family NAD(P)-dependent oxidoreductase → MSGACGGRVVLVTGAGGGIGSATVAALRAAGADVVGADIAGDCDVRLDVTDPLSWQEAVEAALARGGRIDGLVNAAGVTHRARIDDVAIEDFNKTLAVNLTGPLLGIQSCLPHMGDGGSIVNVCSLAALTGHFPVAYTSSKWALRGLSRVASMELGERGIRVNAVFPGYIETAMTASAAPAFLGASIDAAPLGRAGRPQEVAELIAFLVSPASSYISGAEITVDGGTAAHGGAKLLSDAVRPPAAQPG, encoded by the coding sequence ATGAGCGGCGCCTGCGGCGGCCGCGTGGTCCTGGTGACCGGCGCCGGCGGCGGGATCGGCTCGGCGACCGTCGCGGCGCTGCGCGCGGCGGGCGCCGACGTGGTCGGCGCCGACATCGCCGGCGACTGCGACGTGCGCCTCGACGTCACCGACCCGCTGTCGTGGCAGGAGGCGGTCGAGGCGGCGCTGGCGCGGGGCGGCCGGATCGACGGGCTCGTCAACGCCGCGGGCGTCACGCACCGCGCGCGCATCGACGACGTCGCGATCGAGGACTTCAACAAGACGCTCGCGGTCAACCTCACGGGGCCGCTGCTCGGCATCCAGTCCTGCCTGCCGCACATGGGCGACGGCGGCTCGATCGTCAACGTCTGCTCGCTGGCAGCGCTCACCGGTCACTTCCCGGTGGCCTACACGTCGAGCAAGTGGGCGCTGCGCGGGCTCTCGCGCGTGGCCAGCATGGAGCTGGGCGAGCGCGGCATCCGCGTCAACGCGGTCTTCCCCGGCTACATCGAGACGGCGATGACGGCATCGGCGGCGCCCGCGTTCCTCGGCGCGAGCATCGACGCCGCGCCCCTGGGACGCGCCGGCCGGCCGCAAGAGGTCGCGGAGCTGATCGCGTTCCTGGTCTCACCGGCGTCGTCGTACATCAGCGGCGCGGAGATCACGGTCGACGGCGGCACCGCCGCCCACGGCGGGGCCAAGCTGCTGTCCGACGCGGTCAGGCCACCCGCAGCGCAGCCTGGATGA
- a CDS encoding alpha/beta fold hydrolase: MSANRMVLVCGAAEDAELWADVVALSPVPTLVVELAPTGELGPLVADVARQVQAGDVVVGHSLGGAVAALLAAQGSTPAAGWVVVSCGTMLPVHDATWATLREGGAEALATQFAVAAAGGRRAVAEEPGSAAVAERMERMVLRHRDALEPHLRACAAFAAPDGPVAGVEVVCGARDRLVGPPLMTELGERFGARTTVVETAAHQVPWEAPDTIIQAALRVA; the protein is encoded by the coding sequence GTGAGCGCCAACCGCATGGTGTTGGTCTGCGGCGCGGCTGAGGACGCCGAGCTGTGGGCCGACGTCGTCGCGCTGAGCCCGGTGCCGACGCTGGTCGTCGAGCTGGCGCCGACCGGCGAGCTCGGGCCGCTGGTCGCCGACGTCGCGCGCCAGGTGCAGGCGGGCGACGTCGTCGTCGGTCACTCGCTCGGCGGCGCGGTCGCCGCGCTGCTCGCCGCGCAAGGGTCGACGCCGGCCGCGGGCTGGGTCGTCGTGTCCTGCGGCACGATGCTCCCGGTCCACGACGCGACCTGGGCGACCCTGCGCGAAGGCGGCGCCGAGGCCCTCGCGACGCAGTTCGCCGTCGCCGCCGCCGGTGGCCGGCGCGCGGTCGCCGAGGAGCCCGGCAGCGCCGCGGTCGCCGAGCGGATGGAGCGCATGGTGCTGCGCCACCGCGACGCGCTGGAGCCGCACCTTCGCGCGTGCGCGGCGTTCGCCGCGCCGGACGGACCGGTCGCCGGCGTCGAGGTCGTCTGCGGCGCGCGCGACCGGCTGGTCGGGCCGCCGCTCATGACAGAGCTCGGCGAGCGGTTCGGCGCGCGGACGACCGTCGTCGAGACGGCGGCCCATCAGGTGCCGTGGGAGGCGCCCGACACGATCATCCAGGCTGCGCTGCGGGTGGCCTGA
- a CDS encoding nuclear transport factor 2 family protein, translating to MPADHLALIARYYDACSRGDAEGVTATTTADVVHYFLAPNLGSTPVRGGEHLGRYWRKVHGNISPVWVVDHGIVQDEEAVIEWSMFWLPPGASERVVTRGAEWFVLRDGGIAEIRSYYRQEPSDAELDGFPYAERGYSAHGAVRSAHHEPALS from the coding sequence GTGCCCGCGGACCATCTCGCGCTCATCGCGCGCTACTACGACGCCTGCAGCCGCGGCGACGCCGAGGGCGTGACGGCGACCACGACCGCCGACGTCGTCCACTACTTCCTCGCGCCCAACCTCGGCTCCACGCCCGTGCGCGGCGGCGAGCACCTCGGCCGCTACTGGCGCAAGGTGCACGGGAACATCTCACCGGTCTGGGTCGTCGACCACGGCATCGTCCAGGACGAGGAGGCCGTCATCGAGTGGAGCATGTTCTGGCTGCCGCCGGGCGCGAGCGAGCGCGTGGTGACGCGTGGCGCGGAGTGGTTCGTGCTGCGCGACGGGGGCATCGCGGAGATCCGCTCCTACTACCGCCAGGAGCCGTCCGACGCAGAGCTCGACGGCTTCCCCTACGCGGAGCGCGGCTACTCCGCCCACGGCGCGGTCCGCAGCGCGCACCACGAGCCGGCGCTGTCGTGA
- a CDS encoding 3-hydroxyacyl-CoA dehydrogenase family protein, with product MSETSSFVEGAALADDLLAPLLRDAVALERDGFASPADIDAAMRLGAGHPRGPLAVLGRAVETVPPVAAVTPAPLGRVGVVGAGTMATGIAEAIAKGGGEAVLVARSAAGAQRSKDEIAGRAARSVARGRLTQDAADELVARVMTGTSLEALAGVELVVEAVVERLEVKQELFVQLERAVPEIPLATNTSSFRVRDVSASMEDPGRALALHFFNPAAAMKLVEVVGHEQTDPRGLELGGAWARSIGKQTVTCGDESGFLVNRLLIPYLNDAARTCAQRGVSPASADEAVVARHGHPMGPFALMDLIGIDVMVFALETLRDAFGAPRYAPCEALRGLAAEGRLGRKTGEGFLRYG from the coding sequence ATGTCCGAGACATCATCGTTCGTGGAGGGAGCCGCGCTGGCGGACGACCTCCTGGCCCCGCTGCTGCGCGACGCCGTGGCGCTCGAGCGCGACGGCTTCGCCTCGCCCGCCGACATCGACGCGGCGATGCGGCTGGGCGCCGGGCATCCGCGCGGCCCGCTCGCGGTGCTCGGCCGGGCGGTCGAGACCGTGCCGCCGGTGGCCGCGGTGACGCCGGCTCCGCTGGGGCGCGTCGGGGTGGTCGGTGCCGGCACGATGGCCACCGGCATCGCCGAGGCGATCGCCAAGGGCGGGGGCGAGGCGGTCCTCGTCGCGCGCAGCGCAGCGGGCGCGCAGCGCAGCAAGGACGAGATCGCCGGGCGCGCGGCGCGCTCCGTCGCCCGCGGGAGGCTGACGCAGGACGCCGCCGACGAGCTGGTCGCGCGTGTGATGACCGGCACGTCGCTGGAGGCGCTGGCCGGGGTCGAGCTGGTCGTGGAGGCGGTCGTCGAGCGGCTGGAGGTCAAGCAGGAGCTGTTCGTGCAGCTCGAGCGCGCGGTCCCGGAGATCCCGCTGGCGACCAACACCTCGTCCTTCCGCGTCCGCGACGTCAGCGCGTCGATGGAGGATCCGGGGCGTGCGCTGGCGCTGCACTTCTTCAACCCGGCGGCGGCGATGAAGCTCGTCGAGGTCGTCGGCCACGAGCAGACCGACCCGCGCGGGCTCGAGCTCGGCGGCGCCTGGGCGCGCAGCATCGGCAAGCAGACCGTGACCTGCGGCGACGAATCGGGCTTCCTGGTCAACCGGTTGTTGATCCCCTACCTCAACGACGCGGCGCGCACCTGCGCGCAGCGCGGCGTCTCGCCGGCGTCGGCCGACGAGGCCGTCGTGGCCCGGCACGGTCACCCGATGGGGCCGTTCGCGCTCATGGACCTCATCGGCATCGACGTCATGGTCTTCGCGCTGGAGACCCTCCGCGACGCGTTCGGCGCGCCGCGGTACGCGCCGTGCGAGGCGCTG